ataatacATACTTATCCTTGCATAAGAATATACATGCCCATAGCAGAAGCTGATGCAGTTACAAGGTTTTGTGACTTACGGATACTTCGTTTCAAGTGGATTTCCAGTTAAGGACATCtgtaatgaagaagaaaaatatactTAGTTCTAGCCCTCATGGGATATGAGAAAAAACAACAGGAATTGGATAAAAGGAGAAATAACAACCTTCGCCCAAGGGAGCTCATCATCTGAGCAGCCCCTTGGAAATCCATTATAACCTATTCCTGAATAAAAAAGCACCACCATTCAATGAAACCCAGAGAATACGAACAGCAATGACGAAGGAGTGTCAGCACAGTAATGGTCAGTTCTACATCATATTCGAAATGAACTAAAGCTAACAGTACCAAACTATCAAGAATCTCAGAAAGAGTAATAGTGATGTATAAGCATGGACAGTGTACCATGTGAAGACTAGTTGTCAACAATAAACAACTGAGAAGCAcctaaaaaataaggaaaaaattaaagCCATATTTACATGAGAATAAACCTTATCCTTATTTTCCCACTCCAAATAACAGTTGCAATTTGATCAAACAGGTGTTTGTCAAACTGAATATTGAACCATGAAAAGGACAAACTGATAAACAAAATGTGcttaagaaagaagatgatcaagcattcttcacctcttgtCATCCTTTAAATAAGCAAGTGAATGACAGGACTGAAGAAATATGTCATTTCGAGAAATCATGTGCGATAagtcaaaaatatcattttctggAGCTAGAGAAGCAGGCAAAGTCTCTTTCAGGAACAAATTTCAATCAGCACAACCTACCAAGTATTACTCCATTTTGACTAACCAGGCATGCACCaacctgtaaaagaaggaaacaagcATTGAGACCCAGCATTAATTATTctttagaaaggaaaaagataggAAGAACTGAAGATAGCAAATGCTACATTATTATTCCAGGACAAGCCACCAGGCTATCTAAATTTCATTACAGATGCACCATGTCTGGTCATATGGAAAAGTCATGACAAGCTTAAGTTCCCAAAAGTACAAAATTCCTCAACGTCTAACAAAGCTCTTTTATCGTGGAATTAGACCTGCTATTAACGTCAGCTCATCTGTCAGTCGCGTTGGATTCTCTATCACAAATAGATGGTTATCAAAAACAACTTGCAAGCTTCCATTATTCGTGTAATACTAATAATGTCAAATACGTTGGATCGTTCTCATATCGATAACGATGGTTAGATCCACTTTGAAGCAAAAAAGCATGCTGttacattttagttttttgtgtTTGCACATTCATCTCCTTTGGatgaacttgtcatttttcCTAACTATCCCATTAAATTTGCAGTGCTAAGTCAATTCCTATCTCCACCATATTTCATTCAATGCAACCTCTCAACTGGATTAAACAAGAGAAGATAGAAAAACCAGCATGCAAGTAAGATAGTGTTCTCAAGGATAGCCAACACATAAGTAAGATGCATTCCCAAAAGGTAGGAACAGACAAATTCCTGAAGAGATCAAATATCAGAATGCAGGACCTTTTTTCCCCTTAATAACAATACCGTTACTTAGGTACTGTGTAGATGGCCTTGTACAGTTGTAAGCTATTTACCTTGCCAGaccaagaagcaaacagcaccACACTTTTACTAACCTTCCCTGGACACTTCTACCAACCATTCACGCCCTTGCCCAACATGCTTTTTAGTAGTCAAAGGGTGGAACCAGGTTCTAAACTGCCAAGGAAGAATTAGTAAAATTCTATAAGTTCTCAATCCCAAGAAGTACACCACCTTTGGCTTAAGCAAGGGGCCATACCCATGGGGACCAAACCGTAACTACTCATTTGGCAGCCATTGGCCACTCCATGACACCACCCCCTTTCTGTCAAGCATGTTCAGCacttaacaaaagaaaattgaatgctTTAGGCTCATTTGCTAGcttcataaaattcaaaaaaaaatgcaagcatGTTCATGGTATTGCATTGACCAGTTCTTCATGGTTACATTCCAATCCACAAAGCAGATTTAGAATAAATACCAACCCATTGTCACTGATATCACCCTTGGGGTTTTTATTGGTGAGGTTTTCTAAGGTATTAATCAGAAAGTTTgttttctcatgaaaatttcagttacatgagattttgaaaatttgagttttctactaattttcttattaaaaaaattgataaacaattcaaaataaaatgtcaaaagaaAGTCAAAATCTGAAATTATATTTCTAAAATAACAACATTAATAacgaaaaaaaatgacaaaaaatgatacTTTTGTTAggtaatattttcaaatatcgcaaatgtttacatttttctttaccttatttttcaatttctaatgccatattttttaaaagaatatggTGACGTTTGCGATAATTATATTGATACCATCATACCAATATCATAAATTTATTAGTCCCATACATTGTCTTACTGCTTTGACAATTTCTCCCAATGTTGTAAAGAGCATATCGTAAGCcatatcggtctggctttaagatacaccgtatcgtaaaatattgtaacgtatcgtaacttatcgttattttttaataaatcagaaaaaattgaataaaaatcgaaaaaaatcataaaaaatcagtaaaaatcaagaaaaatatgtttttcataaaaaacatgttttacagaatgatagacttattattgctataaagttacggttcatcattcgtaaacatcaaaattcatcaagataatgaaattgtgaaaattttcaatgtcaatacatataaaatgaaagcactctcgactctcattcataatcctcatcctcatctccatcttcttcttcatcttcatcttcacgatttaaaaaaaaaaccctttcctcccaatggcaatcagccacccacacacaaatccatggtttaatcgatgatttcactttgaaaatcaatgatttaacgatggaaatcgatgatttccctccacggcagcacaatctctaggttagaaatgaaggggcaaatttttataaagaaaactcgAAAAAAGGGGATTCAAGCCCTCCATTTTttaaatcagcccgtatcgtacgatacggggcgtaTCACaccgtatcatatgatacaggGTCctgtatcgtacgtatcgtatgACATAGGCACGGTATACTcctatttacgatacagggggtgtatcgtatcatattttctaaacgatacgtacaacactgattTCTCCCTtctgtttttgaaatttaactTCTACAGTTACATGTGTGATCGTCTGTTTGTGTGTTTATGTGCACCTGCACTATATCTCATCCAAATTGACACCCATGTCCACGACAAGATCACTATATTCACCGTCAAAAAACATAGTTCTTTTCAATCACAAATGAGAAAATCCTACTACCAAGAAACCAATCAATGCACATAAGAACCATCCTGAAAAAACACTGCATGCATTAATAATTTCTACTGTAAACTAGTCGTCCTATTGTGATCATGTTAAGAGATACATCAAGAGCAtgtggaaaaagaagaaagagagttCGATTCATCTACAGAAAACGACAAGATTGAACATAACTGCAACAGTGAACTCACCTGCCTATTCGGGTCTTTTGAACGCTTGGCTGACAAGAATGCAATAGCCATGAAGTAGTCATCCCATGACAAATATCTATCCATaagagaagaaatgaaaaactagaaCTAGTCAGTTCCTGGCATCCATTAACATCCAGcactatatatttttctttcaccaCGAAGTTTATCAACTGAGATGAACAAGACTGGCTCCCATAAGCCAATAAAGGTAAAGGAGATCataggaaacaaaaaattgaaatagaaGCACCACCACAGAAAGCAAATTAACCACAGGGCTGAGCCGTTGAAGAACCTTTTACAGCAAGATAATCAAGAAGTTGCTACAGCAAAAACCATAAAATCTCCATACTAGTTATTTTTATCAACAACAGAGACATTCTACGaaatccatgaaaatttcattACAAGCATCTTGGTATATGGTGTCCTCCGAAACAATCTCATCACAATCTAAATCTCCTGCAACAACATTCAAATTTCGAACAAAGGAATCCGGTCTTTcagataaaaatgaaagaaaagtcacAAACTCGGTTTCTGATTATTTCTAATAAATTTATCTGAAAATTCAACTTAGAACTTGATCAGGTCACCAACTTAAGTACTAACTATTCAAAACAAGCATAAGAGGAACTCCTTAATTaccaaaaaaattgggaagaccgACACTAATATTCACAAAGAAACtaacaaaattcaaaatggaTTGCGACGAAATCTCCACGGCAGTTACTGGATGAAATGCCCCCGGACTCCGGCGAATACTCAAGAGCCAGAAAACAATTTAAATGAAACATTCAAAATCTCCAAACAAGATGTAGAGAACTCCACCCTTTACGTTTCGATGGATCGTAGGGATCGACGACGGAGCACTCTCCGATGCCGTTAGCGGAAGGCTCAGGTCCGGAGTAAGGCCTTATCCAGCGAGAGAAGAGTTGGAAGGCGACGGCGGAAGCAGCGGCGCCGACGAGTGCGGAGGCCGATACCAGAAGGGCTTCTCTAGTGACCATTACTGGAGAAGCAAAGGAAAACCCTAGCTTCCACCTCTCTCACTTgttcctccctcttcttcttccatccACCAAGAATGCAGAACAGGCGCGGGAAAATGggatggaaaaataaaataattaaatagaAGTGGAACGCAGTTCACTAGTGACATAGAAGACGACTCAAAGATCAAGCCTGCCAATAATATCAACCAGTCCTCAAcgggttttctttttcattatttgaaaaattcaaacttcGACTCTAGTTAAACCCATATTTCAGATGTCCACCTGATGCTGATTTCCATTCTAAGTTTTACATCTTTGGTGAAGGGGACAGAAGTGCATCCTCTttagtggcagagctacatataGGAAAGTGCACACAGTTGTCTATACTAGCCTcacattatttttatgttgatgttttaaaaaaaatatttataatgtAGTTTTGACCCTCATGCAATATACTTTTACTGGATTTGCTTTTACCTTTCCAATGTGTAAGAATGAAACTTAAATTTCCAGGaacaaatttttggatttgagcGAAAATACGTATTTGACTGGAACTTAGCAGAAATTTAAGTAccatttaacataaaaataagataaTGACCATGGAAAGGAGTTGCTGAAAGATTTGGCACCACGAACATGtattttggaaaacttttaGGGACCTTTACGAGAATATTACGTTTAGAAAGCATGGAAGTAGCTATGTTGTGGGAGAAAGGCCAGTGATGTGTAAAGCATGACAAGAGAAGTTGATGGACTGACGTGATTCGAATAAAGTGAGAAGGGATCGGGTTTGGATCAACTAAAaaatttggacttggatcaagtgtttggttttttttatcaGCCAAAATAAATTACAAACCCTCACCCCAAACCAGATCGCTTAGGTTTCTCGGATACAGGCAAacattttattgttaaaaatttaattaattgGTTTTCTGGATCTCGAGTTTGGACTCATTGAATAGTAAGTCTTCTTTGGCTCAAAAATCTGGAAAATTGATCCTTCACACTTTTCAGTGTTGAATCAAACAGAGCCTGTGTATGGCTGTTCAAAGACTAACTGGTGTCCCAACTTGTTGAACAAAACCTCGAATCAAGTTAATAGATCGGATATGTTCATAGTTAATTAGTTGTTATACTCGTTTAAGCCTGATTAGGGGAGGAGTTATTGgatttcataattttaaaaatcctgaactttttttaaattacattttCATCTTTATAGAGAATAATACATTGACTTCGTGAATCGTGACAATTAtgtaaataacaaaattaagaCATTTTAAATTTCCCACTTCATCAAAGTTTGTTTGTATTACTTAACATAACAAAGTTGAGAAGTGGTTTGAATCACGCCTTGCTGGATATTGACATCCGGCTGACTCGGCTTACCCAAATGGTGTGGAGAGCTCAGTCCAAGTTTTTTGGAACCCACTCAAAATGGATGGGAATAAAAAACGTGTAGTGGGAATCAAATATTGCTACACTTGGCCAATGGGATACTTTATGATGAGGTTTGAAGGTATGgtcaaatttggatatacaaAATGCAAAACTGAATTTCATTTCCTTAACATGTAACCGAATTCGGATATTTGTGAAAATCAAATATCCATTTGTTATGTTCAGGTCAGCAGGAGGATTAATCTAATCGGTGCGAGAACTGAAGTGCCCTTCTTCCCCTTGCTTCCAAGGTTTAGAGTTGCGTCGGTACCAGACGGTGAGACCTTTACGTACTTCAAAATGCACAACACCAACTTTGTCAAAGACAAAAAGGACAATTTTTTTATACACTATGGAgctgtttggcaatgagaaTTCCATGATGCTGCCTCAAAAACCCCTTTTAGGATGTTTTTTCTTAAGTGATCCTCCGAAATCTTGTTATCAATACAATGTAAACAAACTTCactttccattaaaaaaaaaaagtttttatcaCGTGATTACACAACGCTCTCGCTTTTAAGTGCTCATGACATTAGACTATGCTTTGGCACTCTCAAAGCATGCCACCAAGACAAGAGCTTCCATGGCTGCCTTGTTATGAGTAGTATTTTTCATGGGTGGACCATTAAAAGTAGTCCTTTTTCATGGGGATAATAAGCACAGTTGGTTCAATGGCTACTGCCGTTTTCTATAGAAGCATCATCATTCTGATATTTGTTCTAACTTGTACAGCGATACATCCATGGATCACTAGGACCGGGGAAGGATCCAGATAGGAAGGGGCCTCATTATCCATACCTCAAGTCACATGAATGCAGGACCGACCCGGGTTTTAGCAAGCATTGAGACCCACCTGTCAGCAGAGGGACTTGGATCATGAAGGTTGCTTAAGTGGAAGGGCCGTCATTCAAAGTTACTATATCGAGGAAGGTTGCTTAAGAGCAAAGCACCCGTGCTTCTCTTTGCGGCTGCTTATGTTAGAAAAGCTAGCAAAAGGCAGAAGGGAGCTTTGGCTGCAAGACCCACCTGTCAAGCAGAGGGACTTGGATCATGAAGATCACCAGCAGGAATTTTTTCTGCCCTTACTGATTCTTTCTACCTTCGACAACCTGCCACGTGAAGGGCAGTTGCTCAAAGAATAAAAGTTACTCTCGAGATAATAGACTTTATCTTTTCCAAAAAAGCGCATTGATGGGAAGGTTGCTTACGAGCAAAGCACTCATGCTTTTTTTTTGAGCTGCTTTTTGCTGACCCTATGTTTGAAAAGCCAACAAAAGGCAGAAAGGAGCTTGAATGCAAGACCCACATGGATCATGGGGATCTGCTGGAATACTTCCTACATTGTCGGTATACCAATATTGATTCTATTCAAGGTTTGTTATTGCCCGAAACAGTTACTCTGGTTCCTAACATGTTATGTTGCTTTCCTTAACCAAACCCCAGATTTTCTTGCTTGAAAGGAATATATGGAGAGATAGAAACATATGGAGTTTCCCCAGGACTTACGCTTTTTGGACGCCGATCGTGGATGTTATGCTGGTAATACATGTACTCTTCTTTCTAAGTAAATGCACAAAATGTCAAGCAAAAGAAGTCATAATTTAGTTATTTAAACAAAGCATTGGAACGTAATAAAAGCTTTTTCATCATTCAAATCCAATCAGGACAAGTCTAATTAGCTAGATACCACAAGACCAATGTCTTCTAATCTGAACCCAATCAGCTTGCATTTCATCGTGTTTGCCTGCACCTTTGCCATCCTCGGCCTCCTATTCCACCAAATGAACATCTCCCTGTTCTTATTCCCcgtaaaacaaaaaattgaaggcatcaaattcttcttcttttctcctttcaaaTGGAAAAGAAGTTCACCCCACTTTTCCGTTTCAGCTATCTGACATTGTATCGCCACTATTTTAGTAGTCGCTTTTttgtttgacattttctttaCCACTTGCTTATTGGAACTGGTTATCGAGTAGGGTTCAAATTATGAAAATCGGAGATTCAAAGGGGATGGTTTGCTGATACATTTCTGAGTTGGGACACAAAGTAGAAGAAAACCGGTTATGCAACAAGATTGTTATCAGTATCTTTATCAAAATGGCAGCTATTATCAGCAATGCAAGGCAACGGGGATTTAAAAATGGTAGCAGCTATCAGCAACGCAAGGCAAAATTTAGTGAGTCAAATAAATCTGAAATAAATTCTGAACTAAATTTTCTTGTAAGTGCTCCATGTCAGCAATAATCCTTGCTGATCATAATAACCAAAAGTCGATATGAATGCCCTTGACAGTTATTGGTATTAAGCTTGATGGTGGCCTTCCGTGGTAGTAAAATTAAACTGCGTTCAATTTCAACAGGGAAATGAGAGACACTAGTTAGTTCACGGTTTCTTGATTTTAGCGTTCTCTTTTTTTGTGCATACTTGGATGGATAGGATATGCATGGTTGTCGAGTTGTTCGACTAAGGAATTGGAGATTCAAGGGCAGTTCAGTATGgctgatttgcttttcatgagaTAAAGTCCTGGAGTTGGGAGATTTCAGTCATAATGTAGTGCTTACTGGGGAGTCTGGTTCTCTTGACCTTAGATGGTTTTTCTCTGAGGAGAGGATTACATCTTCGCCTTTTGGAGTCTAActcaatgaaaaatttcaacTGTGATGCAAATTCTTGCTTTCTCTATGTACTTTGGATGGTTCCTTGGAGATTTTTGAGAGTAACTGAAAGGTAAGAAAGAGCTTTGGAGATCTTCCGTGCAGTATACAGTTTCTACCTTACTATGTGCCATTGCCGTTTGTGCAACTTTAAGCTAGCTGGGCACTTTGGTGTTCTGAAGATGTTGGTCTGTGCTTGTTGCGGTTACACAGGCACGTAGCAACGACTTCCAATGAAATTCAGGCTGTGAAATAGGCTCCCCTGCCTTTATTGACCACAAAATGACTATtcacaaacaaaagaattatCAGCATGAGGCTATCATCCAGAGCACCAATGATATCAGGGACCAAGAAAACAGCTGCTCAAACACAGCAGCTTAACAAAACCCTTGCACAAAAACCTTTTCATCCCAGAGAAAATGCCTCAGAGAGGCTTTGACAGGAAAAGAAATATCCACAATCATAGATCTCTTGCTTTGCCTGACATCGCCAGGCACCCTACCTTTATACTAGTTTTATCATTGGCGATGTTTAACCTTCTTGCCCTGTCGACTTACAGGACCATCTCC
This window of the Nymphaea colorata isolate Beijing-Zhang1983 chromosome 2, ASM883128v2, whole genome shotgun sequence genome carries:
- the LOC116248718 gene encoding uncharacterized protein LOC116248718, which translates into the protein MVTREALLVSASALVGAAASAVAFQLFSRWIRPYSGPEPSANGIGECSVVDPYDPSKRKGYLSWDDYFMAIAFLSAKRSKDPNRQVGACLVSQNGVILGIGYNGFPRGCSDDELPWAKMSLTGNPLETKYPYVCHAEVNAILNTNHASAAGQKLYVTMFPCNECAKIIIQSGVAEVIYFVEKLSKLDAAYIASRKLLSMAGIKVRKHQPQMSHILVQFDQS